In Cucurbita pepo subsp. pepo cultivar mu-cu-16 unplaced genomic scaffold, ASM280686v2 Cp4.1_scaffold008486, whole genome shotgun sequence, the genomic stretch GCAGTCAGCTGAAAGAACCCACCGTTCTTCTCTGTCAAAGGAGAAACTTCCCCATCCTTCTCATTATACCCATTTTCACAAGTCAAAGGTGCATCCATGGCGGCACTCACCTCTGTATTTGCAGTTTCATAATCCCCCATTTTGACAGCAACCAAACCCAATTTCAAATCCGAAACAGCCTCAGAATAAACCTCCAAACAGCTCTCCAAACAACTCGTCGAATACTTCCCCCATTTCCCACCGCCCTTTAAGAGCCCCGTAATCTCCGACCCAATTGCCGTCGCATTAGCCTTCGATTGCTCGATCGAAATCAGGACCAAATCCTTGAAC encodes the following:
- the LOC111787271 gene encoding putative invertase inhibitor, with the translated sequence FGFSLDIVQRSCKLAAKRDPYVDYKLCVKSLRANPSSKDATFKDLVLISIEQSKANATAIGSEITGLLKGGGKWGKYSTSCLESCLEVYSEAVSDLKLGLVAVKMGDYETANTEVSAAMDAPLTCENGYNEKDGEVSPLTEKNGGFF